In Aedes albopictus strain Foshan chromosome 3, AalbF5, whole genome shotgun sequence, the following are encoded in one genomic region:
- the LOC134289699 gene encoding uncharacterized protein LOC134289699 — protein sequence MDQSYKSKFNKFKCSAKINNPKCNRHNLRGMSLRLIDKIHSMGYTHEIDESMSICESCRGLISHNRSPNTKKRRSDGNDETMQPSFSGQQHHDVPEPEPSTSGQQIEHELDMVPSIPSLESIPSTDQLQGPHNIEKFNTIAVTLSLSPISSRNMRSMEYRINKSLQITKAVRKNIFGIDSTDVGKVEAYDEIIMQLKDKFNHPTTDRSEQIKILSVLPKSWSVNKITREFNAPMYMARQVKDLVYEQGILCTTEKRRGHGIDDDTKQIVREFFDDNDISRPMPGTNDFVSEVRNGKKQQVQKRLLMMSLKEAYMIFVDMYKTVNIGFTVFTQLRPKHCILLDSTGIHNVCICTIHENVNLMFNSIRIVSQDEIIQKMLCDISTRTDNCFFRACEKCACNEHIEEELTLMTKKRLYFSSG from the exons atggatcaatcgtataaatcaaaattcaacaaattcaagtgcagtgcaaaaataaacaatccaaagtgcaaccgtcataatctacggggcatgtcattaagattgatagataaaattcattccatgggatatacacatgaaatcgacgaatcgatgagcatttgtgagtcatgtcgtggattgataagtcacaacagaagcccgaatacgaaaaaacgccgatcggatggaaacgacgaaactatgcaaccatcatttagtgggcagcaacatcatgatgttccagaaccagaaccgtcaacgagtggtcaacaaatcgaacatgagctgg atatggtaccatctattccatcattggagtcaattccgtcaacagatcaactacagggtccccataatattgagaagtttaataccattgctgtaacattgagtttatcgccaatctcatctagaaacatgagaagtatggaatatcgcataaacaaatcattgcagattacgaaagcagttcgaaaaaatatcttcggaatagattcaacggatgttggcaaagtggaggcgtatgacgagataattatgcagttaaaggataagttcaatcaccctacaactgacagaagcgaacagattaaaatactatctgtacttcctaagtcttggtcggtgaataaaatcacaagagagtttaacgcaccaatgtatatggcgaggcaggtgaaggatcttgtttatgaacagggtattctttgtaccaccgaaaaaagaagggggcatggtattgatgacgatacaaaacaaatagtaagagaattttttgatgataatgatatcagcaggccaatgccaggaacaaatgattttgtttctgaggttcgaaatggaaaaaaacaacaagttcaaaaacgacttttgatgatgtcgctcaaagaggcttatatgatttttgtagatatgtacaaaactgtgaatattggtttcacagtatttacacagttgcgaccaaagcattgtattttacttgattctactggtatacataatgtatgcatatgcactattcatgaaaatgtaaatttaatgttcaacagtataagaattgtgtcacaagatgaaataatacaaaaaatgctttgcgatatttccaccagaacagataattgctttttccgtgcttgtgaaaagtgtgct